One Sphaeramia orbicularis chromosome 21, fSphaOr1.1, whole genome shotgun sequence DNA window includes the following coding sequences:
- the ercc1 gene encoding DNA excision repair protein ERCC-1, with protein sequence MKKRFNINLNDSVFTKERTPPKPQFPSCKGGQHITAPTTSSSNPAPVPMDQPLSYAEYNIQSKTNVAAPVHRDCSSNQPRTEADGVSHVKHSDRHSESSRTGGGDPAENSAKRTESGCVELKNETAGPDKSEEESQRSDLGHGMGPKPVGSGSSIIVSPRQRGNPILKFVRSVPWEFGEVVPDYVLGQTTCALFLSLRYHNLNPNYIHDRLKQLGQTFTLRVLLVQVDVKDPHHALKELARICIMADCTLILAWSPEEAGRYLETYKSYEKKPADLLKEQVEKDYLSKVTDCMTTVKSINKTDAITLLSAFSSIEGIIEASKEDLALCPGLGPQKARRLHDVLHKPFLKSKTKDS encoded by the exons ATGAAGAAAAGATTTAATATCAACCTGAACGATTCGGTTTTCACCAAAGAAAGAACACCG CCAAAGCCACAGTTTCCTTCATGTAAAGGAGGACAACACATCACTGCCCCAACCACATCTTCATCAAATCCTGCTCCTGTACCAATGGACCAGCCTTTGTCCTACGCAGAATATAACATTCAGAGCAAAACCAATGTGGCTGCCCCTGTTCACAGAGACTGTTCCTCCAACCAGCCCAGAACTGAAGCTGATGGAGTTTCCCATGTGAAGCACAGTGACCGTCATTCAGAGTCTTCCAGGACAGGAGGAGGTGATCCAGCTGAAAACAGTGCTAAAAGGACTGAAAGTGGATGTGTAGAGTTAAAAAATGAGACAGCTGGCCCAGACAAGAGCGAAGAGGAGAGCCAAAGGTCAGATCTGGGCCACGGCATGGGTCCTAAACCTGTGGGATCTGGGAGCAGCATTATTGTCAGTCCTCGACAG aGGGGAAATCCTATACTGAAATTTGTGAGGAGTGTCCCTTGGGAGTTTGGGGAGGTTGTACCAGACTATGTCTTAGGACAAACTACATGTGCTCTCTTCCTCAG TCTGAGGTATCACAACCTCAACCCCAACTACATACACGACCGTCTCAAGCAGCTTGGACAAACTTTCACCCTACGAGTACTACTGGTTCAGGTGGATGTG AAAGACCCTCACCATGCATTAAAAGAACTGGCTCGGATCTGCATCATGGCTGACTGCACCCTTATCTTGGCTTGGAG TCCAGAGGAGGCAGGACGTTACTTGGAAACATACAAATCCTATGAGAAGAAACCTGCAGATCTACTGAAGGAACAAGTTGAAAAAGACTATCTGTCAAAG GTTACAGACTGTATGACGACTGTGAAGTCTATAAACAAAACAGATGCCATTACTTTGCTGTCAGCTTTCTCT TCTATAGAAGGAATAATCGAGGCCTCAAAAGAAGACCTTGCTCTCTGTCCAGGACTTGGACCACAAAAA GCAAGACGACTGCATGACGTTCTTCACAAGCCGTTCCTCAAGTCTAAGACAAAAGACAGCTGA